The Zestosphaera sp. genome has a window encoding:
- the glyS gene encoding glycine--tRNA ligase produces the protein MSSGDKYEKIVDLAARRGFFWPSYEIYGGLAGFYDLGPLGSLLKENIKKLWLDYFVFKHQDMVVLIETPMIAPEIVFKASGHLESFTDPIVTCSKCGKIYRADHLLEDILGVKVEGSRPEELTSIIRGKGIKCPSCGGELEDVRTFNLLFQTNVGPYKHDVAYLRPEAAQGMFTSFKRVFTAMRYSLPLGVAQVGRVARNEISPRQGMIRLREFTIMEVEFFFDPEDPGEPDFSRFPGKLRILTADARSKGLDEVIDVKPEEAVAEGIVLNKWLAYWMSVAQAFARELGLSDKEILFEEKLPEERAHYSKQTFDQLVSISRWGWVEISGHAYRTNYDLSRHMNFSGEDMTVYKELKKPEEIITKRVFINQSLLKELFGANAPRILQALRNLRVEEVEKILKEGGAIIEGFKIPPGILRVEEVKEVVRGRRFVPHVVEPSFGAERLLLVVLDRAYTEEGGRIVLKLPPRLAPYKLAVFPLVSKEESLKALAKKIYNDAVKAGLTVIYDEDGSIGRRYARVDEIGVPFAVTVDYQSLEDNTVTLRFRDSREQIRIKSDEVVKWVLSSLSSY, from the coding sequence ATGAGTAGTGGTGACAAGTACGAGAAGATAGTTGATTTAGCGGCGCGCAGAGGTTTTTTCTGGCCGTCTTACGAGATTTACGGCGGTTTAGCAGGTTTTTACGATTTAGGTCCTTTGGGTTCTCTCTTAAAAGAGAACATAAAGAAGCTCTGGCTAGATTACTTTGTTTTCAAACATCAAGATATGGTTGTTCTTATAGAGACTCCTATGATAGCCCCTGAGATCGTTTTTAAGGCATCGGGACACTTAGAAAGTTTCACTGATCCTATAGTCACTTGCAGTAAGTGTGGCAAGATTTACAGAGCTGACCATCTCTTAGAGGATATCCTCGGAGTTAAGGTTGAGGGCTCACGTCCTGAGGAATTAACCTCAATTATTAGAGGTAAGGGAATTAAGTGTCCTTCATGTGGTGGTGAGTTAGAGGATGTGAGAACTTTTAACCTCTTGTTTCAGACTAACGTGGGTCCCTACAAACACGACGTAGCCTACTTAAGGCCTGAAGCAGCTCAGGGAATGTTTACTTCTTTTAAGAGGGTCTTTACTGCTATGAGGTACTCACTCCCGCTAGGCGTAGCTCAGGTGGGTAGGGTAGCGAGAAACGAAATATCGCCTAGGCAGGGAATGATTAGGCTAAGGGAATTCACTATAATGGAGGTTGAGTTCTTTTTCGACCCGGAAGACCCTGGAGAACCTGATTTTAGTAGGTTTCCCGGGAAGCTGAGGATATTAACTGCTGATGCTAGGAGTAAGGGTTTAGACGAGGTTATTGACGTGAAGCCTGAAGAAGCAGTTGCTGAGGGTATAGTGCTGAATAAGTGGCTTGCTTATTGGATGTCAGTAGCTCAAGCTTTTGCTAGGGAGCTTGGATTAAGTGATAAGGAGATACTATTTGAAGAAAAACTTCCTGAGGAGAGAGCTCACTACTCCAAACAAACGTTTGATCAATTAGTTTCTATATCTAGGTGGGGTTGGGTCGAGATATCTGGTCACGCGTACAGGACAAACTACGACTTATCACGGCACATGAACTTCTCAGGCGAAGACATGACTGTCTATAAGGAACTCAAGAAACCAGAAGAAATTATTACGAAAAGAGTATTTATTAACCAGAGTCTCTTAAAAGAGCTTTTTGGTGCGAACGCACCTAGGATACTGCAAGCGTTAAGGAACTTAAGAGTAGAAGAGGTTGAGAAGATCCTTAAGGAAGGGGGAGCCATTATTGAAGGGTTTAAGATACCTCCAGGAATTCTGCGTGTTGAGGAAGTTAAAGAGGTTGTGAGGGGGCGCAGGTTCGTTCCTCACGTGGTCGAGCCTTCTTTCGGTGCAGAGAGACTGCTACTAGTAGTTCTAGATAGAGCGTATACTGAGGAGGGAGGTAGAATAGTCCTTAAACTACCTCCGAGACTTGCTCCTTACAAGCTTGCTGTTTTTCCCCTAGTGTCTAAGGAAGAGTCGCTCAAAGCCCTTGCTAAGAAGATTTATAATGATGCTGTTAAGGCCGGTCTCACGGTCATTTATGATGAGGACGGGAGTATAGGGAGGAGATATGCGAGAGTAGATGAGATCGGGGTCCCCTTCGCAGTTACGGTAGACTACCAGTCACTAGAAGACAATACAGTGACTTTAAGGTTTAGAGACTCGAGAGAACAGATAAGGATTAAATCAGACGAGGTCGTAAAGTGGGTCTTGAGTAGCTTATCAAGTTACTAA
- the speB gene encoding agmatinase, translating to MLELYIVNNPYVFLGVSGDRKRNPLSFVGVPFDSTNSFRSGSRFAPIHIRLASHSLETYSFRNGLALEENPPVDEGDVAVVHGNAEATLRNVSAVAEELFKNRKTAFVGGDHIITYGIIKGFLNAIGKPPCVLVLDAHLDFRPDYLGFRYSHACATRRTSEVVGVKNLMVLGFRAVDSRELREAREAGLNMINSYELNRMTLREVVSKVRDFLTTCSHTYVSLDMDVIDPAYAPGVSTPEPEGLQPTLVIDLLTNIIDEKTSGLDLVEVNPLVDLGDVTSFLAAKILIEVFTKFLSVIRT from the coding sequence ATGCTAGAACTCTACATAGTTAATAACCCATACGTGTTTTTAGGCGTAAGCGGAGACAGAAAGAGAAACCCTCTAAGTTTCGTAGGAGTTCCTTTCGACTCAACCAACAGTTTTAGAAGTGGTTCAAGATTCGCGCCGATACATATACGACTCGCATCACACTCTCTAGAAACTTACTCATTCAGGAACGGACTCGCACTAGAAGAAAATCCCCCAGTAGATGAAGGTGATGTAGCAGTAGTACATGGCAATGCTGAAGCAACATTAAGAAATGTCTCAGCGGTTGCTGAAGAGTTATTCAAGAACAGGAAAACAGCTTTTGTGGGAGGAGACCACATAATCACTTACGGGATTATTAAGGGATTCCTCAACGCTATAGGGAAACCTCCGTGTGTTTTGGTTCTTGACGCGCACCTAGACTTCAGGCCAGACTACCTAGGCTTCAGATATAGTCATGCCTGCGCGACCAGAAGAACTAGTGAGGTTGTAGGAGTAAAGAACTTAATGGTCTTAGGTTTTAGAGCAGTTGATTCCAGAGAGTTAAGAGAAGCTAGGGAAGCCGGTCTAAACATGATTAACTCATACGAACTTAACAGAATGACCCTGAGAGAAGTAGTTAGCAAGGTTAGAGACTTCTTAACCACATGTAGTCACACATACGTTTCTCTAGACATGGACGTGATAGACCCAGCCTACGCACCGGGCGTGTCTACCCCCGAACCCGAAGGACTTCAACCAACACTAGTGATAGACTTGCTGACGAACATAATAGATGAAAAAACTTCTGGTCTCGACTTAGTTGAAGTAAACCCCCTCGTCGACCTAGGAGACGTTACTTCGTTCTTAGCAGCCAAAATACTAATAGAAGTCTTCACGAAATTCTTAAGCGTCATAAGAACCTAA
- a CDS encoding Tm-1-like ATP-binding domain-containing protein: MSLKRPVIAILVTLDTKEGEGFFLKERIEANGGLGFLIDISMRKHEPRLGKADVSNELLVKLAGYSIEELNDMDRADAQEIIARGALTLLKSKVASGEVDGVVGIGGSTGLGLVSMIMRELPMLMPKIVVTTAVSEACSAVLGSDITIVWSITDFSGGTSLNSIEAEVLNKVAAMIVKASSPTPVSIEKKPMILASQFGNTTPFIMVSKEILSSKGYDFVSFHALGRTGGYVLEKLISSGVAVGVLDATTHELTDELFGGVLNASVGGVIRLTTAGKLGVPQVVLPGGVDQIVFWKPESVPEKFRSRCVYEHSKGLVTLVRATGDELYAVGKLMAERLNMSKGPTVVVFPLRGFGIIDNDPNIKPVNFPSGAYCQELVFHEDKVVFKRTNKPWFNKESNLQFLKALLEYLDLSKPNIDLIVVDHNINEPEVAILSSEILHNMIKGVWRKGWIPRVPNLRIIQETN; this comes from the coding sequence ATGAGTTTAAAACGTCCTGTAATAGCTATTCTAGTAACGCTAGATACTAAAGAGGGTGAAGGCTTCTTCCTTAAGGAAAGGATTGAAGCTAATGGCGGGTTAGGATTTCTAATAGACATTTCTATGCGTAAACACGAGCCTAGATTGGGTAAGGCTGATGTAAGTAACGAATTACTAGTTAAGTTAGCTGGCTACTCTATAGAAGAACTTAACGATATGGATAGGGCTGATGCTCAAGAAATAATTGCTAGGGGTGCTCTGACATTATTAAAGAGTAAAGTAGCTAGTGGTGAAGTTGACGGTGTAGTAGGTATAGGTGGGTCGACAGGCTTAGGTCTCGTGTCTATGATAATGCGTGAATTACCTATGTTAATGCCTAAAATCGTGGTAACTACTGCCGTGAGCGAGGCTTGTAGTGCCGTATTAGGCTCGGATATAACGATAGTGTGGTCAATAACGGACTTTTCGGGAGGTACTTCACTTAACTCTATAGAAGCTGAAGTACTCAATAAAGTAGCTGCAATGATAGTTAAAGCTTCCTCACCCACTCCCGTAAGTATTGAGAAGAAGCCAATGATTCTAGCATCTCAATTCGGTAACACAACGCCGTTCATTATGGTCTCTAAGGAGATCTTATCTAGTAAAGGTTATGATTTTGTTTCGTTTCACGCTCTAGGACGCACTGGCGGATACGTCTTAGAAAAACTAATTAGTTCTGGCGTTGCTGTAGGGGTTCTTGACGCTACCACCCACGAACTCACAGATGAATTGTTCGGGGGAGTTCTCAACGCAAGTGTAGGCGGAGTTATTAGACTAACTACGGCAGGTAAGTTAGGAGTGCCTCAAGTAGTTCTCCCTGGAGGAGTAGATCAAATAGTTTTCTGGAAGCCTGAGAGCGTTCCTGAGAAATTCAGAAGTAGGTGCGTCTACGAACATAGCAAAGGATTAGTAACTCTGGTTAGAGCTACTGGTGATGAGCTGTATGCTGTGGGTAAGTTAATGGCTGAAAGACTGAACATGTCTAAGGGACCTACAGTAGTAGTGTTTCCTTTAAGGGGTTTCGGAATAATAGATAACGACCCCAACATAAAACCAGTCAACTTTCCTTCAGGAGCTTACTGTCAAGAATTAGTATTTCATGAAGATAAGGTAGTATTTAAGCGGACTAATAAACCATGGTTCAATAAAGAATCTAATCTTCAGTTTCTCAAAGCTCTTCTAGAATACTTAGACTTATCGAAACCTAATATAGACTTGATAGTAGTAGACCATAACATAAATGAGCCTGAAGTAGCTATTCTCAGCTCAGAGATTCTTCACAACATGATCAAAGGTGTCTGGAGGAAAGGCTGGATCCCCAGAGTACCGAATCTCAGAATAATTCAAGAAACTAACTAG